Proteins encoded by one window of Salirhabdus salicampi:
- the ytpR gene encoding YtpR family tRNA-binding protein, which produces MQAFYNRGGIGDVLVIPVKDGNQLFRSYETYGDVVKIIDTEQNEVVGYNIFQASKYLTIKNSPVEITEKFLTQIHDVFKQNGLDEKIDVDLSPRFVVGLVKEKVQHENADKLSVCKVDVGDETLQIVCGAPNVDEGQKVVVAKVGAIMPSGMQIKATELRGVPSHGMICSAKELNLPDAPKEKGILVLDENAEIGAPYGF; this is translated from the coding sequence ATGCAAGCTTTTTATAACAGAGGTGGCATTGGAGATGTACTCGTAATCCCAGTAAAGGATGGGAACCAATTGTTCCGTTCTTATGAGACATATGGAGATGTTGTCAAAATAATTGATACGGAACAGAATGAAGTAGTAGGCTATAATATTTTTCAAGCATCAAAATATTTAACTATAAAAAATAGTCCGGTAGAGATTACCGAGAAATTTTTAACGCAGATTCATGACGTTTTCAAACAGAACGGATTAGACGAAAAGATTGATGTTGATTTATCACCGAGGTTTGTTGTTGGCCTAGTGAAAGAAAAAGTGCAACATGAAAATGCTGATAAATTAAGTGTATGTAAAGTTGACGTAGGTGACGAAACGTTACAAATTGTATGCGGTGCCCCGAATGTTGACGAAGGACAAAAGGTAGTGGTGGCAAAAGTAGGAGCCATTATGCCAAGTGGAATGCAAATTAAGGCGACGGAATTAAGGGGTGTCCCTTCACATGGTATGATTTGTTCAGCTAAAGAGCTAAATTTACCAGACGCACCAAAAGAAAAAGGGATTTTGGTATTGGATGAAAATGCTGAAATAGGTGCACCATATGGATTTTAA
- a CDS encoding DUF948 domain-containing protein — MVNLLYISALIAAIAFAVLVIYLAGTLKAARNTLTEVAESLDSLQKQMEGITVESTALLNKANQLTEDIQKKSEKLNHLVDGIYGIGDSVHQFNRSIESVSNEIVTSAETHKGNAAQVVTWGQAAIDLWKRYKKPVDTKKEDLS, encoded by the coding sequence ATGGTAAACTTGCTTTACATTTCAGCCTTAATTGCAGCTATTGCATTTGCCGTTTTAGTTATTTATTTAGCGGGCACACTAAAGGCTGCAAGAAATACATTGACTGAAGTAGCAGAGTCTTTGGACAGCCTCCAGAAACAAATGGAGGGCATAACGGTTGAAAGTACTGCACTACTTAACAAAGCAAATCAACTTACAGAAGATATTCAAAAAAAGTCCGAAAAATTAAATCATCTAGTCGATGGTATATATGGAATTGGGGATTCGGTTCACCAATTTAACCGCTCTATAGAATCTGTTTCAAATGAAATTGTAACATCAGCTGAAACCCATAAAGGCAATGCAGCACAAGTGGTTACATGGGGACAAGCTGCCATTGACCTATGGAAAAGATATAAAAAACCTGTTGATACAAAAAAGGAGGATTTATCATGA
- a CDS encoding nicotinate phosphoribosyltransferase produces MKEFELKAKGKIKRLTNKTFKFDERVQEGWFSAVYFLKTKEIVEDCIPDNYVTMQFFQKNHAVLCGTDEAIALLHTFADHPEELEIHSLKDGDKVSPFETVLTVTGPYQYYGYLEGIIDGILARRTSVATNVYNVVKAARTSGKQKPIIFMGDRDDHFTQQAGDGYAAYIGGSTAQATHAMNEWWGKKGMGTMPHALIQMFKGDVVAATKAYNKKYPDDDLIALVDYNNDVITDSLKVAREFGDELKAVRVDTSRTLVDKYFFRNQHLMGSFDPRGVNPELIFALRRALNDEGFDHVKIVASGGFNEERIREFEEMNVPIDIYGVGSSLLKITTSFTGDNVLLNGEAEAKEGRRYRPNPRLERVEYIPEKD; encoded by the coding sequence ATGAAAGAATTCGAGCTGAAAGCGAAAGGAAAAATAAAACGGTTAACAAATAAGACGTTTAAGTTTGATGAACGGGTCCAAGAAGGTTGGTTTTCCGCAGTTTACTTCCTTAAAACGAAGGAAATTGTTGAAGATTGCATACCTGATAACTACGTGACAATGCAATTTTTCCAAAAAAATCACGCTGTCCTTTGTGGAACCGATGAAGCAATCGCTTTACTTCATACATTTGCTGATCATCCTGAAGAGTTGGAAATTCATTCATTAAAGGATGGTGATAAAGTTTCCCCTTTTGAAACTGTACTAACCGTTACAGGCCCTTATCAGTATTATGGTTATTTAGAAGGAATCATTGACGGAATTTTAGCCCGTAGAACATCTGTTGCGACGAATGTGTACAATGTCGTAAAAGCTGCCAGAACCTCAGGCAAACAAAAACCGATTATATTTATGGGGGATCGTGACGATCACTTTACCCAGCAAGCAGGAGACGGTTATGCTGCATACATAGGTGGTTCAACTGCCCAGGCTACTCACGCGATGAACGAATGGTGGGGAAAAAAAGGAATGGGAACGATGCCACATGCTCTCATTCAAATGTTTAAAGGGGATGTTGTTGCAGCGACAAAGGCATACAACAAAAAATATCCTGATGATGATTTAATCGCACTTGTAGATTACAACAATGACGTAATTACGGACTCTTTGAAAGTTGCACGGGAATTTGGTGATGAGCTGAAGGCTGTTCGGGTTGATACCTCTAGAACATTAGTAGACAAGTACTTTTTCCGTAATCAGCATTTAATGGGTAGTTTTGATCCACGTGGTGTAAACCCTGAGCTTATATTTGCATTACGTCGCGCATTAAATGATGAAGGTTTTGACCATGTGAAGATTGTAGCAAGTGGTGGCTTTAACGAAGAGCGTATCCGGGAGTTTGAGGAAATGAATGTACCAATCGATATTTATGGTGTTGGCTCAAGCTTGTTAAAGATCACGACAAGCTTCACTGGTGATAACGTATTGTTAAATGGAGAAGCGGAAGCAAAAGAAGGAAGAAGATATAGACCAAACCCACGATTAGAACGGGTAGAGTATATTCCAGAGAAAGATTAA
- a CDS encoding YtxH domain-containing protein, whose protein sequence is MSERENNENINSKDFLLGTLIGGIVGASAALLLAPKSGKELREDLNQSASYVRERAEDWKDVAYEKGTQWSEMAKEKSTHLTQNLSERSKDIGEKLKDTKGVIEDRVNQIRSDVENESVETAKDIADTIEEAANELDKN, encoded by the coding sequence ATGAGTGAGAGAGAAAATAATGAAAACATCAATAGTAAAGACTTTTTATTGGGTACTTTAATTGGTGGGATTGTAGGCGCATCTGCAGCATTACTGTTAGCACCTAAATCTGGGAAAGAACTTCGAGAAGATTTAAACCAGAGCGCAAGTTATGTACGTGAACGTGCTGAGGACTGGAAAGACGTGGCTTATGAAAAAGGAACACAATGGAGTGAAATGGCTAAGGAAAAGTCTACACACTTAACGCAAAACTTGTCCGAAAGATCGAAGGATATTGGAGAAAAGTTGAAGGATACAAAGGGTGTTATAGAGGATCGTGTAAACCAAATTCGTTCTGATGTTGAAAATGAATCTGTCGAAACTGCGAAGGATATTGCGGATACAATTGAAGAAGCAGCAAATGAACTTGATAAAAACTAA
- a CDS encoding M42 family metallopeptidase — protein MNKDTLNLFRTLTELPGAPGNEHAVRQFMKSELEKYSDDIIQDRLGGVFGVKKGNGPKVMVAGHMDEVGFMVTQITKNGMLRFQTLGGWWSQVLLAQRVQIITDNGPVTGVIGSIPPHNLTEEQRKKPMEMKNMLIDIGADDKEDAERIGIKPGQQIVPICPFTPMANEKKIMAKAWDNRYGCGLSIELLKELQGETLPNELISGATVQEEVGLRGAQTAANMIQPDIFYALDASPANDMTGDEKEFGHLGKGALIRILDRSMVTHRGIRDFVLDTAESKNIPYQYFISQGGTDAGRVHIANEGVPSAVIGVCSRYIHTHASIVHVDDYAAAKELLVNLVRTTDANTVEQIRKNG, from the coding sequence ATGAACAAAGATACATTAAATTTATTTCGTACATTAACAGAATTACCGGGGGCACCTGGTAATGAACATGCTGTTCGTCAATTTATGAAAAGTGAGCTTGAAAAGTACTCTGATGACATTATCCAAGATCGCTTAGGTGGAGTGTTCGGGGTTAAAAAGGGTAACGGTCCGAAAGTAATGGTTGCTGGCCATATGGATGAAGTCGGGTTCATGGTTACACAAATTACGAAAAATGGTATGCTGCGTTTTCAGACGTTAGGTGGATGGTGGAGTCAAGTATTGCTGGCCCAACGTGTACAAATCATTACAGATAATGGTCCTGTAACTGGGGTAATTGGATCTATCCCTCCTCATAATTTAACTGAAGAACAACGGAAGAAACCGATGGAAATGAAAAATATGCTAATAGATATTGGGGCTGACGATAAAGAAGATGCCGAGCGCATAGGTATTAAACCAGGGCAACAAATCGTACCTATTTGTCCGTTTACACCGATGGCTAATGAGAAAAAGATTATGGCAAAAGCTTGGGATAACCGTTACGGTTGTGGATTATCTATTGAATTGCTAAAAGAGCTGCAAGGCGAAACGTTGCCTAACGAATTAATTTCTGGTGCAACAGTGCAAGAGGAAGTGGGTTTACGTGGAGCCCAAACGGCTGCTAATATGATACAGCCAGATATATTTTATGCTTTAGATGCTTCTCCTGCCAATGATATGACTGGTGATGAGAAGGAATTTGGCCATTTGGGAAAAGGTGCACTTATTAGAATTCTAGACCGTTCGATGGTGACACACCGAGGTATCCGTGACTTTGTATTGGATACAGCGGAATCAAAAAATATACCTTACCAATATTTTATCTCACAAGGCGGGACCGATGCAGGACGTGTTCACATCGCGAACGAAGGAGTTCCTTCAGCTGTAATTGGTGTATGTTCACGTTATATTCATACACATGCATCTATTGTACATGTAGATGATTATGCAGCGGCAAAGGAGTTACTCGTAAATCTTGTCAGGACAACTGATGCAAATACTGTGGAACAAATACGTAAAAACGGATAA
- a CDS encoding YtoQ family protein: MELTVYLAGQIHDNWREEVKTKARKKGLPLTFVGPQENHDLSDKIGEDILGEQPNALYRDDTASSINNLRTQVLLHKSDVVIALFGEKYKQWNTAMDASMAVSLQKPLILIRPEGLIHPLKELSNRANVTVETVDQALQALEYIYR, encoded by the coding sequence ATGGAACTAACTGTTTATTTAGCTGGCCAAATTCATGACAATTGGCGTGAAGAGGTAAAGACAAAAGCAAGGAAAAAAGGGTTACCTTTAACATTTGTTGGTCCCCAGGAAAATCATGATTTATCAGACAAAATTGGTGAAGATATTTTAGGAGAGCAACCAAATGCTCTCTATCGGGATGATACCGCATCGAGCATAAACAATTTACGTACACAGGTTTTATTACATAAGTCTGATGTCGTCATTGCTTTATTTGGTGAAAAGTACAAACAGTGGAATACAGCGATGGATGCGAGTATGGCCGTTTCTTTACAAAAACCATTAATATTAATTCGTCCAGAGGGATTAATACATCCTCTAAAAGAACTATCCAACCGGGCTAACGTAACTGTGGAAACCGTTGACCAAGCCCTACAAGCATTAGAATATATTTATCGTTAA
- the murC gene encoding UDP-N-acetylmuramate--L-alanine ligase, which yields MTTYHFIGIKGTGMSALAQILADAGENVQGSDVEKRFFTQAALEEKQIKILPFSEENITEGLTIIAGNAFNEEHEEVKKAKELNIPFYWYHEFLGEWLQQYISIGVTGTHGKTSTTGLLSHVLKQVAPTSYLIGDGTGSGRENSKYFVFEACEYRRHFLAYKPDYAIMTNIDFDHPDYFTNLEDVFNAFQEMAMQVKKGIIACGDDEQLQHIQAKVPVMYYGFAEGNDFQAKNVNVSEEGTQFDVFIRGTFYETFLISSYGDHNVLNALAVITLCHYEQIPAEQIKSIYTFAGVKRRFSEKQWKHDQVLIDDYAHHPKEIEVTIEAARKKYPNKDIVAIFQPHTFTRTKTFLEDFASSLQKADYVFLCDIFGSARENNNMLKIEDLQSKIDGSQLLQIEETTVLKEYGNSVLIFMGAGDIQKFQEAYEQV from the coding sequence ATGACAACTTACCACTTTATTGGTATAAAAGGTACAGGAATGAGCGCCCTTGCTCAAATTTTAGCTGACGCTGGCGAAAACGTCCAAGGGTCTGATGTTGAAAAACGTTTTTTTACACAGGCAGCGTTGGAAGAAAAACAAATTAAAATATTACCCTTTTCTGAAGAGAACATAACAGAAGGGCTAACCATTATTGCAGGAAATGCTTTTAATGAGGAACATGAAGAGGTAAAAAAAGCAAAAGAACTTAATATACCTTTTTATTGGTACCATGAATTTTTAGGTGAGTGGCTTCAACAGTATATTAGCATTGGTGTTACAGGTACACATGGAAAGACATCCACGACAGGATTACTATCCCACGTACTGAAACAAGTAGCGCCTACGTCATATTTAATAGGCGACGGAACAGGGTCTGGACGAGAAAACAGTAAATATTTCGTTTTTGAAGCTTGTGAGTACCGCCGACATTTTTTAGCGTACAAACCTGATTATGCGATTATGACAAATATTGATTTTGATCACCCTGATTATTTTACGAATTTAGAAGATGTATTTAATGCTTTTCAAGAGATGGCAATGCAAGTGAAAAAGGGCATTATTGCATGTGGCGATGATGAACAATTACAGCACATTCAGGCAAAAGTTCCTGTTATGTATTACGGTTTTGCAGAAGGAAATGACTTTCAAGCGAAAAATGTGAATGTTTCGGAAGAAGGAACACAATTTGATGTGTTTATCCGTGGTACATTTTATGAAACATTCCTTATTTCAAGTTACGGTGATCATAACGTACTCAATGCACTCGCTGTCATTACCTTATGTCACTATGAACAAATTCCTGCTGAACAAATTAAATCGATTTATACCTTTGCAGGGGTGAAACGCCGATTCTCGGAGAAACAGTGGAAACACGATCAAGTATTGATTGATGATTATGCTCATCATCCGAAAGAAATTGAAGTAACGATCGAAGCAGCTAGAAAAAAATACCCGAATAAAGATATTGTAGCCATTTTCCAGCCACATACGTTCACGAGAACGAAAACATTTTTAGAAGATTTTGCTAGCAGTTTACAAAAGGCAGACTATGTTTTCTTATGTGATATATTTGGCTCTGCCAGAGAAAATAACAATATGTTAAAGATTGAAGATTTACAAAGTAAAATTGATGGTTCACAACTTTTGCAAATTGAAGAGACAACGGTGTTGAAAGAGTATGGAAATAGCGTCTTAATTTTTATGGGCGCAGGTGATATCCAAAAATTTCAGGAAGCATATGAACAAGTATAA
- a CDS encoding DNA translocase FtsK, which translates to MKVNRIIHWLQNWLKDEEDSSALTGYERDDTSNAKKIVQAKMSYQYPKKGSFRFPIIPDDERPNKESRKRDRYPVTDEKVQQHKQHTDYDRPLFRPTDVPSPIYGFQKKKDHSLVDEIQEIEEVPSFVRKETRVQKENNREETTINPKEFLQVDRSSYHLENQEKLPHSQNNHTVKPIKPPTTIREHVKKQPTVVESSEQTSHSNNENEDIVHFQDKVVEHRMFNKHEESVERTQPPYHLLKEAPLNDDEDQTWIHDQKERLEITLEHFNVKAKVTNVMKGPTVTRFEVQPDLGVKVNKITKLVDDIKLNLAAKDIRMEAPIPGKHAIGIEVPNQEPEPVGLSELLDDPKFKDHSSPLTVALGKDIEGETVVTDLQKMPHGLIAGATGSGKSVCINTILLSLLFKASEDEVKFLLIDPKMVELAPYNDIPHLVAPVITDAKAATTSLKWAVKEMESRYEKFAQLGVRDIERYNRKVSNEEKLPFLVIVIDELADLMMVSPRDVEDAICRIAQKARACGMHLLLATQRPSVDVVTGLIKANIPTRMVFSVSSQVDSRTIIDTNGAEKLLGKGDMLFLSNGSGKPTRIQGAFVSDEEIEQVTEYLRQQSSPQYIFREEQLIEEQNTLVDDEDELLYDVIDFVLDMEKASTSMVQRQFSVGYNRAAKLIDRLEQLGIITPQNGSKPRELLMNREQTEAMLENW; encoded by the coding sequence ATGAAAGTCAACCGGATAATCCATTGGTTACAAAATTGGTTAAAAGACGAAGAAGACAGTAGCGCATTAACAGGATATGAACGTGACGATACATCTAACGCTAAGAAAATTGTTCAAGCGAAAATGTCTTATCAGTATCCAAAGAAAGGGTCATTTCGCTTTCCGATCATCCCGGATGATGAAAGACCGAATAAAGAAAGTAGGAAACGAGACCGTTATCCGGTGACGGATGAAAAGGTGCAACAACATAAACAGCACACAGACTATGATAGGCCGTTATTTAGACCGACGGATGTACCATCACCAATATATGGATTTCAAAAGAAAAAGGATCATTCCCTCGTCGATGAAATTCAGGAAATAGAAGAAGTTCCAAGTTTTGTTCGTAAGGAAACACGTGTTCAAAAAGAAAATAATAGGGAAGAGACTACGATCAATCCGAAGGAATTTTTACAAGTTGACCGAAGCAGTTACCATCTAGAGAATCAAGAAAAGCTACCACATTCCCAAAACAATCACACGGTAAAGCCTATTAAACCACCGACTACAATAAGAGAGCATGTAAAAAAACAACCTACTGTTGTCGAGAGTAGTGAACAAACATCACATTCGAATAATGAAAATGAAGATATTGTACATTTTCAAGACAAGGTTGTGGAACATCGCATGTTTAATAAGCATGAGGAAAGTGTGGAGCGAACGCAGCCTCCATACCACTTACTAAAAGAAGCACCCTTAAACGATGATGAAGATCAAACATGGATTCATGACCAAAAAGAGCGGTTAGAAATAACTCTGGAACATTTCAATGTAAAAGCGAAAGTGACGAATGTGATGAAAGGACCGACTGTGACCAGATTTGAAGTACAGCCTGATCTAGGGGTGAAAGTTAACAAAATTACGAAACTCGTTGACGATATAAAACTTAATTTAGCGGCAAAGGACATAAGGATGGAAGCCCCGATTCCTGGTAAGCATGCAATTGGAATTGAAGTACCAAACCAAGAGCCTGAACCTGTAGGATTAAGTGAATTGTTAGATGATCCGAAGTTTAAGGATCATTCGTCCCCTCTGACTGTTGCCTTAGGGAAAGACATCGAGGGGGAAACAGTTGTCACGGATTTACAAAAGATGCCTCACGGCTTAATCGCTGGTGCTACGGGGTCAGGAAAAAGCGTCTGTATTAATACGATCTTATTAAGCCTTCTTTTTAAGGCAAGTGAGGATGAAGTCAAATTTCTATTAATTGATCCTAAGATGGTGGAGTTAGCACCTTATAACGATATACCTCATTTAGTGGCCCCAGTTATTACAGATGCAAAGGCAGCTACGACGTCATTAAAATGGGCTGTTAAGGAAATGGAAAGTCGTTATGAAAAGTTTGCCCAACTAGGGGTGCGTGATATTGAGCGATATAATCGTAAAGTAAGCAATGAGGAAAAACTTCCCTTTCTTGTCATTGTCATTGATGAATTAGCAGATCTTATGATGGTATCACCGAGAGATGTAGAGGACGCTATTTGCCGGATTGCACAAAAAGCAAGGGCATGTGGTATGCATCTGCTATTGGCTACTCAACGTCCATCAGTTGATGTTGTCACAGGTTTAATTAAGGCCAACATACCTACACGAATGGTGTTTAGTGTGTCTTCTCAAGTAGATTCTAGAACGATTATAGATACGAACGGGGCAGAAAAATTGTTAGGAAAAGGTGATATGCTCTTTTTATCCAATGGAAGTGGTAAACCTACACGAATACAAGGTGCGTTTGTATCGGATGAGGAAATTGAACAAGTTACAGAATATTTAAGACAACAGTCTTCACCCCAATATATATTTCGTGAAGAACAATTGATAGAAGAGCAAAATACTCTTGTGGACGATGAAGATGAATTGTTATATGATGTAATTGATTTTGTACTCGATATGGAAAAAGCAAGCACTTCCATGGTGCAACGTCAATTTAGTGTTGGCTATAATCGGGCAGCAAAATTAATAGACCGACTTGAACAATTAGGAATTATCACACCTCAAAACGGTAGTAAACCACGGGAACTATTAATGAACCGTGAGCAGACGGAAGCAATGTTAGAAAACTGGTAA
- a CDS encoding PTS transporter subunit IIC: MKAFLQRKGVTLSLKDYFVKALSYMALGLFSSLIIGLIIQTIGNEFSNETFIEMGSFAMDKKVWGGAIGVAIAYALKAPPLVLFSALFSGAFGAELGGPAGSFLAALVSIEVGKVVSQETKVDILITPFVTIFTGYMVGSFVGPYINSFMIGFGSTIEWATTQRPFIMGILVAVLMGLALTAPISSAAIAIMLDLNGLAAGAATIGCSAQMVGFAISSYRENGFGGLIAQGIGTSMLQIANVIRKPIILIPPTVAGIILAPFSTVWFQLENNAYGAGMGTSGFVGQLMTLETMGLSWENVWIILLLHIVGPAVISLILSEWLRRIGWIKQGDMKLTLNE; the protein is encoded by the coding sequence ATGAAAGCATTTTTACAAAGAAAAGGTGTTACACTTTCTTTAAAAGACTATTTTGTAAAAGCTTTAAGTTATATGGCCCTTGGTCTGTTCTCATCTTTAATTATTGGGCTTATTATTCAAACGATTGGTAATGAATTTTCTAATGAAACATTTATTGAAATGGGTTCATTTGCAATGGACAAGAAGGTTTGGGGAGGAGCAATTGGAGTTGCGATTGCTTACGCTTTAAAAGCTCCGCCGCTTGTGTTGTTTTCAGCATTATTTAGTGGTGCTTTCGGAGCGGAATTAGGTGGACCTGCTGGAAGTTTTTTAGCTGCCCTTGTTTCCATTGAAGTAGGGAAAGTGGTTAGTCAAGAAACAAAAGTGGATATTCTTATAACCCCCTTTGTCACCATTTTCACGGGGTATATGGTTGGGTCATTTGTTGGCCCATATATTAATAGCTTTATGATTGGGTTCGGAAGTACAATCGAGTGGGCTACAACTCAACGTCCGTTTATAATGGGAATTCTTGTAGCGGTTTTAATGGGCTTGGCGTTAACAGCCCCTATATCAAGTGCAGCTATAGCAATTATGTTAGATTTAAATGGATTAGCTGCTGGAGCAGCGACAATAGGATGTTCTGCCCAAATGGTTGGTTTTGCCATTAGCAGTTACCGAGAGAATGGATTTGGAGGTCTAATTGCCCAGGGGATAGGTACCTCGATGTTACAAATAGCGAATGTTATTCGAAAACCGATTATTCTCATACCGCCTACGGTTGCTGGAATTATATTAGCTCCGTTCTCAACAGTTTGGTTTCAATTGGAGAATAACGCATATGGTGCAGGAATGGGGACTAGTGGATTTGTAGGTCAATTAATGACACTTGAAACAATGGGATTATCTTGGGAGAACGTTTGGATTATTTTACTATTACATATTGTTGGTCCTGCCGTCATTAGTTTGATACTATCAGAATGGTTAAGAAGAATAGGGTGGATTAAACAAGGGGATATGAAATTAACATTAAACGAGTGA
- a CDS encoding DUF84 family protein yields the protein MKVIVGSQNPTKIQAVEAVFSNDEVKGNPVESKVSSQPFSDEETLEGAINRARECAQSAKDAIGIGLEGGIMEMGGQSYLCNWGALVDREQNVYTAGGARIPLPDEVVAKLEKGKELGEIMDEYEQRVEVRKKEGAIGVFTNEYVNRAEMFEHVVKLLKGQFEFANR from the coding sequence ATGAAAGTGATCGTCGGTTCACAAAACCCGACTAAAATTCAAGCGGTCGAGGCGGTCTTTTCAAATGATGAGGTAAAGGGCAATCCAGTTGAATCAAAAGTATCCTCCCAACCTTTTTCTGATGAAGAAACGTTGGAAGGGGCAATTAATCGAGCAAGAGAGTGTGCTCAATCAGCAAAAGATGCAATTGGGATCGGTTTAGAGGGTGGCATTATGGAAATGGGCGGTCAATCCTACCTATGTAACTGGGGAGCCCTTGTTGATCGAGAGCAGAATGTATATACAGCAGGTGGTGCCCGAATTCCTCTTCCCGATGAAGTCGTAGCTAAACTCGAAAAAGGGAAAGAACTTGGGGAAATTATGGACGAGTACGAGCAACGAGTAGAGGTTAGGAAAAAAGAAGGAGCGATTGGCGTATTTACAAATGAATATGTGAATCGGGCAGAAATGTTTGAACATGTAGTAAAATTGTTAAAAGGTCAATTTGAATTTGCTAACCGATAA
- a CDS encoding DUF1444 domain-containing protein: MKMTSIKMKRLLESRLQNEQWKTVFNKDKDTLRIEWKDTKMGIDISLPGIIAKWEERKEKAVDEIVDYIAEALHVMHDEQNLSGKEKQILPVIRSTSFPIETKNEKELIYSEHTAETRIFYALDLGKSYRLIDKKMLEQEQWTEERIKEVAKFNIRSLSTPIKKDEVAGNTFYFIATKDGYDASRILNESLLEEMEEKTEGELAIAVPHQDVCIFVDVKNPTGYDILAQMTMQFFAEGRVPITSLAFLYEEKQLNPIFIMAKNRKKEENE; encoded by the coding sequence ATGAAAATGACAAGTATTAAAATGAAACGGCTACTAGAAAGTCGTTTGCAAAATGAGCAATGGAAAACAGTATTTAATAAGGATAAAGATACGTTACGAATTGAATGGAAAGATACGAAGATGGGAATTGATATATCGTTACCAGGTATTATAGCCAAATGGGAAGAACGAAAAGAGAAGGCAGTCGATGAAATTGTTGATTACATCGCAGAAGCACTTCACGTTATGCACGATGAACAAAACTTATCTGGAAAGGAAAAGCAAATCCTTCCTGTCATTCGTTCTACTTCATTTCCAATCGAAACGAAAAATGAAAAAGAATTAATTTACTCTGAACATACGGCTGAAACACGCATTTTCTATGCGTTAGATTTAGGGAAATCATACCGTTTAATAGATAAAAAGATGTTGGAACAAGAACAGTGGACTGAAGAACGTATTAAAGAAGTGGCGAAATTTAATATTCGATCATTATCAACACCTATAAAAAAAGATGAGGTTGCCGGAAATACCTTTTACTTCATCGCGACTAAAGATGGGTATGACGCGAGTCGTATTTTAAATGAATCATTGCTGGAAGAGATGGAAGAAAAGACGGAGGGAGAATTGGCAATAGCCGTTCCACATCAAGACGTCTGCATTTTTGTTGATGTGAAGAACCCGACAGGTTACGATATATTGGCTCAAATGACTATGCAATTTTTTGCAGAAGGGCGTGTCCCTATTACGTCATTAGCATTTCTCTATGAAGAAAAACAGTTAAATCCAATCTTTATTATGGCAAAAAATCGTAAAAAAGAGGAAAACGAATAA
- the ytxJ gene encoding bacillithiol system redox-active protein YtxJ: MGVNVIEKTEQFQEVLEQQHTFFLLKHSLTCPISSEAKEQYERFWEEAEIPQYVLYVQEARPLSNHIAETFDVKHESPQALLFHGKEVVWHTSHWNITKEALHAAAHDQIKRENQ; this comes from the coding sequence ATGGGAGTTAACGTAATTGAAAAAACAGAACAGTTTCAGGAAGTATTAGAGCAACAACATACTTTTTTCTTATTAAAGCATAGCTTAACTTGCCCAATCAGTAGTGAGGCGAAAGAACAATATGAAAGATTTTGGGAAGAAGCTGAAATACCACAGTATGTATTATATGTACAAGAGGCAAGACCATTATCAAACCATATAGCAGAAACGTTTGATGTGAAACATGAATCTCCACAGGCGCTATTGTTTCATGGAAAAGAAGTTGTTTGGCATACATCTCATTGGAATATAACAAAAGAGGCGTTACATGCTGCGGCTCACGATCAAATAAAACGAGAAAATCAGTAG